In one Magallana gigas chromosome 7, xbMagGiga1.1, whole genome shotgun sequence genomic region, the following are encoded:
- the LOC105329465 gene encoding ankyrin repeat domain-containing protein 54, whose amino-acid sequence MSDDSDDNFELPGISGESSRASFPCLDFTAWSPNSGLDFLCLVPFSSVYKPIYKQTDTTGKVKVSSTHRHQRQKKFKCRSTVGNYIADERRLQNAANQNDINTVVELLEDGVDPCCSDNKQRTPLHFASSQGYEKVVKALLDKGADPNQKDILGNTPLHLAACTGQVPVVTLLLHAGTNLKSMDRLGRTPLSVAKSRLRFLMEDKEYSSQRVKDETLEIGEMMKAYLNISGLRQEAEQLDQLCQQLQGVSTREEVDHLNTLLTDFASLDIKKSQA is encoded by the exons ATGAGTGATGACAGCGATGATAATTTTGAG CTACCAGGAATCTCAGGCGAATCAAGTAGAGCTAGTTTTCCGTGTCTAGATTTCACTGCCTGGTCACCCAACTCCGGCCTGGACTTTCTCTGCCTTGTTCCTTTCTCCTCTGTGTACAAGCCTATCTACAAGCAGACAGACACGACGGGGAAAGTAAAAGTCAGCAGCACTCACCGCCATCAGAGACAGAAAAAGTTCAAATGTAGATCTACTGTGGGGAACTATATAGCAG ATGAGAGAAGATTACAGAATGCTGCTAACCAGAATGATATTAATACAG TGGTGGAGTTACTAGAAGATGGTGTTGACCCTTGTTGCTCAGATAACAAGCAAAGAACACCCCTCCATTTTGCCTCATCTCAGGGCTATGAGAAAGTTG tgaaaGCATTGCTTGACAAAGGAGCTGATCCAAACCAGAAAGATATTTTAGGAAATACACCTCTTCACCTCG ctgCCTGTACTGGACAAGTGCCTGTAGTCACTCTGTTGCTGCATGCAG GAACTAACCTTAAGTCCATGGACAGGCTCGGGAGAACACCACTGAGTGTGGCCAAATCGAGGCTTCGATTCCTCATGGAGGATAAAGAATACTCCTCGCAGAGGGTCAAAGATGAGACTTTGGAG ATAGGAGAGATGATGAAGGCGTATTTAAACATCTCGGGATTGCGTCAGGAGGCGGAGCAACTGGATCAGTTGTGTCAACAGCTGCAGGGCGTGTCCACGCGGGAGGAGGTGGACCACCTTAATACTCTACTCACCGACTTTGCCAGTCTAGACATCAAAAAATCACAAGCATGA
- the LOC117684226 gene encoding uncharacterized protein gives MLVLKEFYTVFKYYINHCFILKNNNALSKKIPTRSTNSTFVTFSGDFTEKSRLFSLDNKRQTAPIVVDIFQPIRKGQKYTRVYKGAIFTLQHQLQFRKNKMYQMLMLMVVLSVGPVSWDEHVTSQVILAKTEFGGAVWDRTVDAPWLVANANRTVTDSSCNPLATFANTTLLNVTPVLEYGYGIKSLHGVVIGLVSRTLFFSARGVRILSDTFSDSGTMFMATLAKINQSIHSISSRIKSLVLDLVAKGSVVAGDWLDSVCDVVIGLTNGTTSLLAQGFNTVQNTTSESMASFVSWTLQIGLGIRDHISNFVSSLSFKDLCRLTFILFLLVLLLTALWLARSYAQHIDMVNKRVASLAEENSRLRFQLAAELNAIDAQRADSARAQEALEKEIRNVSMWLNVYTTEINKKMKRIQPNEKFISRSLRRHNLF, from the exons atGTTAGTGTTGAAGGAATTTTACACGGTTTTTAAGTATTACATAAATCATTGTTTCATCCTTAAGAATAATAACGCATTATCGAAAAAAATCCCAACAAGAAGCACAAATTCAACGTTCGTGACGTTCAGCGGCGATTTTACCGAAAAATCGCGCCTTTTCTCATTGGATAATAAGCGCCAAACAGCACCAATCGTTGTTGATATATTTCAACCAATCAGGAAAGGACAAAAATATACAAGGGTATATAAAGGAGCAATTTTCACCCTCCAGCATCAGTTGCAATTTCGAAAGAACAAGATGTATCAGATGTTAATGTTGATGGTGGTTTTGAGCGTTGGTCCAGTTAGCTGGGATGAACATGTCACGTCACAAGTCATCCTGGCCAAAACTGA ATTTGGGGGAGCTGTGTGGGATAGAACAGTGGACGCCCCATGGCTTGTTGCT AATGCTAATCGCACAGTGACAGATTCCTCATGCAATCCTCTGGCGACTTTTGCCAACACTACTCTTCTTAACGTCACACCAGTTCTTGAGTATGGCTACGGCATCAAGTCTTTGCATGGCGTTGTTATTGGTCTTGTCAGCAGAACTCTGTTTTTTTCGGCGCGGGGCGTCAGAATACTCAGTGACACTTTCAGTGATTCGGGCACCATGTTCATGGCGACCCTTGCCAAAATCAACCAGTCTATTCACTCTATCAGCTCACGCATCAAGTCTTTGGTGCTGGATTTAGTTGCAAAAGGCTCAGTTGTTGCGGGTGATTGGCTGGACTCTGTGTGTGACGTTGTGATTGGACTTACAAATGGAACAACTTCTCTCTTGGCGCAGGGCTTCAACACAGTCCAGAATACAACTTCTGAGTCCATGGCGTCTTTTGTCAGTTGGACACTCCAGATCGGGCTCGGCATCAGAGACCATATTAGCAACTTTGTCTCCTCTCTGTCCTTCAAAGATCTGTGTCGCCTCACCTTCATCCTCTTTCTGCTTGTTCTCCTTCTCACTGCTCTGTGGCTGGCCCGCTCTTACGCACAACACATTGACATGGTCAACAAGAGAGTCGCCAGTCTAGCAGAAG AGAACAGCAGACTGAGATTCCAACTTGCCGCTGAGTTGAACGCCATAGACGCGCAGAGAGCTGATTCAG CTAGAGCTCAGGAGGCGCTGGAGAAAGAGATTAGAAATGTGTCTATGTGGCTGAATGTATACACCACAGAAATCAACAAAAA aatGAAAAGAATTCAGCCCAACGAAAAGTTCATCAGCCGTTCCCTCCGGCGACACaacttattttaa